A window of Peromyscus eremicus chromosome 7, PerEre_H2_v1, whole genome shotgun sequence contains these coding sequences:
- the LOC131914508 gene encoding death domain-containing membrane protein NRADD isoform X1: MLHNVSHSKGVVYADTALMGQDRDRESMWVEAGGALAPNTSSLFPPEPPGASSNIIPVYCALLATVVLGLLAYVAFKCWRSHKQRQQLAKARTVELGDPDRDQRHGDSSVFVDSPHCLEPCSPSQGPHPDLGCRLYLHIPQQQQEEVERLLMLGEPAKGWQGLAGHLGYQAEAVELMARGQAPAYALLRDWAAQEGSRATLRVLEDALAAIGREDVVQALGSAAEGCSVV; the protein is encoded by the exons ATGCTTCACAATGTCAGCCACAGCAAAGGTGTGGTCTACGCAG ATACTGCCCTGATGGGGCAGGACAGGGACAGGGAAAGCATGTGGGTAGAAGCTGGAGGAGCCCTGGCCCCCAATACCTCCTCCCTGTTTCCCCCTGAGCCTCCGGGGGCCTCAAGCAACATCATTCCTGTCTACTGTGCTCTCCTCGCTACTGTGGTCCTTGGTCTGCTGGCCTATGTGGCCTTCAAATG ctgGCGCTCACATAAGCAAAGACAACAGCTGGCCAAAGCTCGGACTGTAGAGCTAGGGGACCCTGACAGGGACCAGCGGCATGGTGACAGCAGTGTCTTTGTGGACTCTCCTCATTGTCTGGAGCCCTGTAGCCCCAGCCAGG GACCACATCCTGACCTTGGCTGCCGACTTTACCTGCATAttcctcagcagcagcaggaggaggtcGAGCGGCTCTTGATGTTGGGTGAACCTGCCAAGGGCTGGCAGGGGCTGGCAGGCCACCTGGGCTACCAAGCTGAGGCCGTGGAACTCATGGCCCGTGGCCAGGCACCAGCCTATGCCCTGCTAAGGGACTGGGCTGCCCAAGAAGGCAGCAGAGCCACCCTCAGAGTGCTAGAGGATGCCCTGGCTGCCATAGGCCGAGAAGATGTGGTCCAGGCTTTGGGCTCAGCGGCTGAGGGCTGCTCTGTGGTGTGA
- the LOC131914508 gene encoding death domain-containing membrane protein NRADD isoform X2, which produces MGQDRDRESMWVEAGGALAPNTSSLFPPEPPGASSNIIPVYCALLATVVLGLLAYVAFKCWRSHKQRQQLAKARTVELGDPDRDQRHGDSSVFVDSPHCLEPCSPSQGPHPDLGCRLYLHIPQQQQEEVERLLMLGEPAKGWQGLAGHLGYQAEAVELMARGQAPAYALLRDWAAQEGSRATLRVLEDALAAIGREDVVQALGSAAEGCSVV; this is translated from the exons ATGGGGCAGGACAGGGACAGGGAAAGCATGTGGGTAGAAGCTGGAGGAGCCCTGGCCCCCAATACCTCCTCCCTGTTTCCCCCTGAGCCTCCGGGGGCCTCAAGCAACATCATTCCTGTCTACTGTGCTCTCCTCGCTACTGTGGTCCTTGGTCTGCTGGCCTATGTGGCCTTCAAATG ctgGCGCTCACATAAGCAAAGACAACAGCTGGCCAAAGCTCGGACTGTAGAGCTAGGGGACCCTGACAGGGACCAGCGGCATGGTGACAGCAGTGTCTTTGTGGACTCTCCTCATTGTCTGGAGCCCTGTAGCCCCAGCCAGG GACCACATCCTGACCTTGGCTGCCGACTTTACCTGCATAttcctcagcagcagcaggaggaggtcGAGCGGCTCTTGATGTTGGGTGAACCTGCCAAGGGCTGGCAGGGGCTGGCAGGCCACCTGGGCTACCAAGCTGAGGCCGTGGAACTCATGGCCCGTGGCCAGGCACCAGCCTATGCCCTGCTAAGGGACTGGGCTGCCCAAGAAGGCAGCAGAGCCACCCTCAGAGTGCTAGAGGATGCCCTGGCTGCCATAGGCCGAGAAGATGTGGTCCAGGCTTTGGGCTCAGCGGCTGAGGGCTGCTCTGTGGTGTGA
- the Nbeal2 gene encoding neurobeachin-like protein 2, whose protein sequence is MAASERLYELWLLYYAQKDLGYLQQWLKAFVGAFEKSISLTSLEPRRPEEAGVEVPLLPLDALHSLAEQLDQDNLEQALLLLKLFIILCRNLENVEASRGQILVPRVLALLTGLMAKLKGSSSSKEGHGTQLENVALHALLLCEGLFDPYQTWRRQQSGELISSREKSKYKFPPVTLPCEFGAFFQESLQDAGGLPPTLLLRLIHLFGAVLAGGKENGQMAVSAGSVQGLLGVVRGWGRGPAQDPSQVLLALKALVGAVHVLHASRAPPRGPELRTLLEGYFYILNADWPASPSSGPEEALVTLRVSMLDAIPMMLACEDRPVLQATFLSNNCFEHLICLIQNSKLYLQARAPPEGDSDLATRLLTEPDVQKVLDQDTDAIAVHVVRVLTCIMSGSPSAKEVFKERIGYQHLQEVLQSHGPPTHRLLQELLNMAVEGDHSMHPPPPICNEQPVLVLMQWLPTLPTAELRLFLAQRLWRLCDGCPASRATCVQAGLVGSLLETLGTGAALGARCQEQLLALLQALGRVSLRPLELRRLLRPPPGLDSDSAGTESQKARHAGAVIRALSGMARNRGPARALRYFDLTPSMAGIMVPPVQRWPGPGFTFHAWLCLRSTETAPTSAPLRPLQRKQLYSFFTSNGSGFEAFFTAAGTLVVAVCTRKEYITVSLPEVPFADSAWHCVAIVHVPGRRPFIQNQVNVFKDGQLVKTALLRFPSLSEPFSSCCIGSAGHRTTTTTTGLPTALSHTHPSLTRSQSVPASAGLSGGPGLGAPLQEGSISSTLAGTQDTQWGSPTSLEGELGTVAIFHEALQACALQVLYGLGPNEPAPFKPEGELHELGAKLLLHYSPQACKNNICLDLSPGHGLDGRLTGHRVETWDVKDVVNCVGGMGALLPLLERVAMQPQEAEAGPGETHDLLGPELTSGHNTQGLLLPLGKSSEERMERNAVAAFLLMLRNFLQGHTVNQESLVQCQGPAIIGALLRKVPSWTMDMNVLMSAQLLMDQMAAESSGPLLYLLYQHLLFNFHLWTLSDFAVRLGHIQYMSSIVREHRQKLRKKYGVQFILDALRTHYSPQRERPLAADDLRTVQTSLLGLAREFLVRNFSVDDMQVVLSFLAATSDDGQVVGTLDLLLALLQGSPAQEPLAIFLLEPGNLEVLLTLLVRPKSPPLLTDRVCKILRRLQQNERLPERNRQRIRLRDCGLQGLVASLPEGTISPQLCQGLYKLFMGAVPQVAAPDCLNLSDLLAVVQLSLQADLGVRLDICRQLFHLIYGQPEVVRLLARQAGWQDVLTRLYVLEAATAGSPSRFLPELPPSLEPALSPPPTELPADSSDVFLPSESPCPDPDAFYHALSPFSTPFDLGLERASVGSGNAAAGGGGGSSGTVTPASQPGTPSPLDGPRPFPTAQGRHSSSLSNVLEDGSLLDPAVSGDDTSNTSNPQQTPEEELCNLLTNVLFSVTWRGVEGSDEAAWRERGQVFSVLTQLGASATLVRPPDCIKRSLLEMMLESALTDIKEAPPGGLASLTQQALWLLRLLQDFLCAEGHGNQELWSEKLFEGVCNLLDRLGAWPHLANSTAELREMAQIGLRLVLGYILLEDPQLHAQAYVKLHTLLQTAVPARREEACYVLSKLEAALSRALSTSCSETEQSQSPSTAVAASERCSWLVPLVRTLLDRAYGPLGLQWGLPSLPPTNGSPTFFEDFQAFCATPEWRHFIDKQVQPTMSKFEMDTYAKSHDLMSGFWNACYDTLMSSGQRHQRERIQSQRAFQELVLEPAQRRARLEGLRYAAVLKQHAAQHSTALLHWGALWRQLSSPCGAWALRVPPAPHWKLSSAETYSRMRLKLVPNHHFDPHLEASALRDNLGEAPMTPTEETSLPLAVTKEAKISTPPEELPEDQLGEDELAVLETLMEAAELDEQREKLVLSAECQLVTVVAVVPGLLEVTTQHVYFYDGSTERVETEEGIGHDFRRPLAQLREVHLRRFNLRRSALELFFIDQSNYFLNFPCKVSGSSASSPGQAPRPQPYPTPPHTQVRNQVYSWLLRLRPHTQGYLSSRSPQEMLRASGLTQKWVQREISNFEYLMQLNTIAGRTYNDLSQYPVFPWVLQDYVSPVLDLSNPAVFRDLSKPIGVVNPKHAQLVREKYESFEDPAGTIDKFHYGTHYSNAAGVMHYLIRVEPFTSLHVQLQSGRFDCSDRQFHSVAAAWQARLESPADVKELIPEFFYFPDFLENQNGFDLGCLQLTNEKVGDVVLPPWASCPEDFIQQHRRALESEYVSSHLHEWIDLIFGYKQRGPAAEEALNVFYYCTYEGAVDLDHVADERERKALEGIISNFGQTPCQLLKEPHPPRLSAEEVANRLTRLDTNSPSIFQNLHQLKAFFAEVVSEGTPLVLALVPHRQSHSFITQGSSDLLVTVSASGLLGTHSWLPYDRNINNYFTFSKDSSMGNPKMQKLLSGPWVPGSGLSGQALAVAPDGKLLFSGGHWDGSLRVTGLPRGKLLNQLSRHLDVVTCLALDTCGIYLISGSRDTTCMVWRLLQQGGLSVGLASKPVQVLYGHEAAVSCVAISTELDMAVSGSEDGTVIIHTVRRGQFVAALRPPGATLPGPISHLALGSEGQIVVQSSACERPGAQVTYSLHLYSVNGRLRASLPLTEQPTALTVAGDFVLLGTIQCSLHILHLNKLRPAVPPLPMKVPVRSVSVTKERSHVLVGLEDGKLIVVGAGQPSEVRSSQFARKLWRSSRRISQVSSGETEYNPGEAR, encoded by the exons AAGGACCTTGGCTACCTGCAACAATGGCTGAAGGCCTTCGTGGGTGCCTTCGAGAAGAGTATCTCATTAACCTCCCTGGAACCTCGAAG GCCGGAGGAGGCAGGTGTGGAAGTCCCTCTGCTACCCCTAGATGCTCTACATTCGCTAGCAGAGCAGCTGGACCAGGACAACCTGGAACAGGCCCTGCTCTTGCTGAAGCTCTTCATCATTCTCTGCAG gaaccTGGAGAATGTAGAGGCTAGTCGGGGCCAGATACTGGTGCCCCGAGTGCTGGCCCTGCTCACTGGATTGATGGCTAAG CTGAAAGGATCCTCCTCATCAAAGGAAGGCCATGGGACCCAGCTGGAGAATGTGGCCCTGCATGCTCTGCTCCTCTGTGAGGGGCTCTTTGACCCCTACCAGACCTGGCGGCGCCAGCAGAGTGG ggaacTCATCAGCTCCAGGGAGAAGAGCAAATACAAGTTCCCTCCCGTCACTTTGCCCTGTGAATTCGGAGCCTTCTTCCAAG AGAGCCTGCAGGACGCAGGCGGTTTGCCTCCGACGTTGCTGTTGCGGCTCATCCACCTCTTCGGTGCTGTCCTTGCAGGAGGAAAG GAGAACggacagatggctgtgagtgcTGGCTCTGTACAGGGACTGCTAGGTGTGGTGCGGGGCTGGGGCCGGGGCCCAGCTCAGGACCCGAGCCAGGTGCTGCTGGCTCTGAAAGCGCTGGTGGGTGCAGTGCACGTCCTGCATGCCAGCCGAGCACCACCCCGAGGACCAGAACTCCGCACCCTGCTTGAGGGCTACTTCTACATTCTTaatgctgactggccagctaGTCCAAGTTCAGGCCCTGAGGAGGCCCTTGTCACCCTGCGGGTCAGCATGCTCG ACGCCATCCCCATGATGCTGGCATGTGAAGACCGGCCGGTGCTGCAAGCCACCTTCCTCAGCAACAACTGCTTTGAACATCTCATTTGCCTCATCCAGAACAGCAAG CTTTACCTGCAGGCCCGGGCGCCCCCTGAGGGGGACAGTGACCTGGCCACCCGGTTACTGACTGAGCCCGATGTCCAGAAG GTGCTGGACCAGGACACAGATGCCATTGCAGTCCATGTCGTCAGAGTGTTGACCTGCATCATGAGTGGCTCCCCCTCAGCCAAG GAGGTGTTCAAGGAGCGCATTGGCTACCAGCACCTGCAGGAGGTCCTGCAGAGCCATGGGCCTCCCACCCACCGGCTGTTGCAGGAACTGCTCAACATG GCTGTGGAGGGTGACCACAGCATGCACCCGCCTCCACCGATCTGcaatgagcagccagtgctggtgCTGATGCAGTGGCTGCCGACATTGCCCACAGCAGAGCTGCGCCTCTTCCTGGCCCAGCGCCTCTGGCGGCTCTGTGACGGCTGCCCTGCCAGCCGTGCCACCTGTGTGCAGGCAGGCCTGGTGGGCTCCCTGCTGGAGACGCTCGGCACGGGGGCAGCGCTGGGAGCCCGCTGCCAGGAGCAGCTGTTAGCCCTGCTGCAAGCCCTGGGCCGAGTGTCTCTAAGGCCCCTGGAGCTGCGTCGCCTGCTGCGCCCCCCACCGGGGCTGGACTCAGACTCAGCCGGAACTGAATCTCAGAAGGCTCGACACGCAGGCGCCGTCATCCGGGCACTGTCAGGCATGGCCCGGAACCGGGGCCCCGCACGTGCCCTGCGCTACTTTGACCTCACGCCTAGCATGGCGGGCATCATGGTACCTCCTGTGCAGCGGTGGCCAGGACCCGGCTTTACcttccatgcctggctctgtctgcGTTCCACAGAGACAGCTCCTACCTCAGCCCCTCTCCGGCCCCTCCAGCGAAAACAGCTGTATAG CTTCTTCACCAGCAATGGCTCAGGGTTTGAGGCCTTCTTCACGGCAGCTGGGACCCTGGTGGTAGCCGTGTGCACACGGAAAGAGTACATAACCGTGAGCTTGCCCGAAGTGCCCTTCGCTGACTCTGCCTGG CACTGTGTGGCCATCGTGCATGTGCCTGGGCGCCGACCCTTCATTCAGAACCAGGTCAATGTCTTCAAAGATGGCCAGCTGGTCAAGACAGCACTTCTTCGCTTCCCCTCCCTCAGTGAG CCTTTCTCCTCCTGCTGTATTGGTTCTGCTGGGCACCGTACAACGACGACCACCACAGGGCTCCCCACTGCCTTGTCTCACACTCACCCCTCCCTCACCCGCTCCCAGTCAGTCCCAGCCTCTGCAGGCCTGAGCGGGGGGCCTGGGCTGGGAGCCCCTCTGCAGGAGGGCAGCATCAGCTCCACCCTTGCAGGCACCCAGGACACTCAGTGGGGAAGCCCCACATCTCTGGAGGGTGAGCTGGGGACTGTGGCCATCTTCCACGAAGCCCTGCAGGCATGTGCCCTGCAGGTCCTGTATGGCCTGG GGCCCAATGAGCCAGCACCCTTCAAGCCTGAGGGTGAACTACATGAGCTTGGTGCCAAGTTGCTCCTCCACTATTCACCTCAG GCCTGTAAGAACAACATCTGCCTGGACCTGTCCCCTGGCCATGGGCTGGATGGCCGCCTGACAGGACATAGGGTGGAGACATGGGATGTGaag gatgTGGTGAACTGTGTAGGGGGCATGGGTGCCCTGCTGCCCTTGCTGGAGCGAGTAGCTATGCAGCCccaagaggccgaggcaggtccaGGTGAAACGCATGACCTTTTGGGACCTGAACTGACCTCAGGCCATAACACTCAGGGCCTGCTTCTCCCCCTGGGCAAGTCTTCAG AGGAACGGATGGAGAGGAATGCAGTGGCTGCCTTTCTCCTGATGCTTCGGAACTTCCTGCAGGGCCACACTGTGAATCAGGAGAGCCTGGTACAGTGCCAGGGGCCTGCCATCATAGGGGCCCTCCTGCGTAAG GTCCCCAGCTGGACCATGGATATGAACGTGCTCATGTCTGCCCAGCTGCTGATGGATCAGATGGCTGCTGAGAGCAGTGGGCCCCTCCTCTACCTGCTCTACCAACATTTGCTCTTCAACTTCCACCTCTGGACCCTCAGTGACTTTGCTGTGCGCCTGG GTCACATCCAGTACATGTCCAGCATAGTCCGTGAGCACAGACAGAAACTCCGGAAGAAGTATGGAGTCCAGTTCATCCTCGATGCTCTGCGCACACACTACAG TCCGCAGCGGGAGCGCCCCCTTGCGGCCGATGACCTGCGTACGGTACAGACTTCCCTTTTGGGTCTGGCTCGAGAGTTCCTGGTCCGTAACTTCTCAGTGGATGACATGCAGGTTGTGTTGAGCTTTTTGGCAGCCACCAGTGATGATGGCCAG GTGGTGGGCACACTGGACCTGTTACTGGCCCTGCTTCAGGGTTCTCCAGCACAAGAGCCCTTGGCCATCTTCCTGTTAGAGCCAGGGAACCTCGAGGTGCTGCTCACACTGCTGGTGCGGCCAAAATCACCACCCCTTTTGACTGACAGAGTCTGCAAG ATCTTGCGAAGACTGCAACAGAATGAACGATTACCTGAGCGGAACCGCCAGAGGATCCGGCTGCGAGACTGTGGTCTCCAGGGTCTTGTTGCCAGCTTGCCCGAGGGGACCAtctctccccagctctgccaGGGCCTCTACAAGCTATTTATGGGAGCAG TCCCTCAGGTTGCAGCCCCGGATTGCCTGAATCTCTCAGATTTGTTGGCTGTGGTACAGCTATCCCTCCAGGCTGACCTCGGTGTCCGCCTCGACATCTGTCGTCaa CTCTTTCACCTCATCTATGGACAGCCAGAAGTAGTGCGGCTCCTGGCCCGACAAGCTGGTTGGCAGGATGTGCTGACCCGGCTGTATGTCCTGGAGGCTGCCACAGCGGGCAGTCCCTCACGCTTTCTCCCAGAGCTGCCCCCCTCCCTGGAGCCGGCCCTGTCCCCACCACCCACTGAGTTACCTGCTGACTCCTCGGATGTCTTCCTGCCCTCGGAGTCCCCTTGCCCTGACCCAGACGCCTTCTACCATGCCCTCTCCCCGTTCAGTACACCCTTTGACCTGGGCTTGGAACGGGCCAGCGTTGGCTCAGGCAATGCTGccgctggtggtggtggcggcagcagtgGGACTGTcactccagccagccagcctggcacaCCTTCCCCGCTGGATGGGCCCCGGCCCTTCCCTACCGCCCAAGGCCGCCACAGCTCCAGCCTCTCCAATGTGCTAGAGGATGGCAGCCTGCTAGACCCCGCCGTCAGTGGGGATGACACCTCGAACACGAGCAACCCCCAG CAAACGCCCGAAGAGGAACTCTGCAACTTGCTCACAAACGTGCTGTTCTCGGTGACATGGCGGGGTGTGGAGGGCAGTGATGAGGCCGCGTGGCGGGAGCGTGGCCAGGTCTTCTCAGTACTTACCCAGCTGGGGGCCTCAGCCACACTTGTGCGCCCACCAGACTGCATTAAGCGCAG CCTCCTAGAGATGATGTTGGAATCAGCCCTGACTGACATCAAGGAGGCTCCCCCAGGAGGCCTGGCCAGCCTTACCCAGCAGGCACTGTGGCTGCTACGTCTGCTGCAGGATTTCCTGTGCGCTGAGGGCCATGGTAATCAGGAACTATGGAGTGAAAAG CTCTTTGAAGGTGTGTGCAACCTCCTCGATCGCCTGGGCGCCTGGCCACACCTGGCCAATAGCACAGCAGAACTCCGTGAGATGGCACAGATTGGCTTGCGTCTTGTGCTTGGCTATATCCTGCTGGAGGACCCACAG CTGCATGCCCAGGCCTATGTGAAGCTGCACACACTGCTGCAGACTGCAGTGCCAGCCCGCCGTGAAGAGGCATGCTACGTCCTCTCCAAGCTGGAGGCCGCACTCAGCCGGGCGCTGAGCACCTCTTGCTCTGAGACTGAGCAGTCACAGTCTCCATCTACAGCTGTGGCAGCCTCTGAGCGCTGTTCATGGTTGGTGCCACTGGTCCGCACGCTGCTGGACCGTGCCTATGGACCCCTGGGACTACAGTGGGGGCTGCCCTCCTTACCACCCACCAATGGAAGCCCCACCTTCTTTGAGGACTTCCAGGCTTTTTGTGCCACACCTGAATGGCGACACTTCATTGACAAGCAG GTACAGCCTACCATGTCAAAGTTTGAAATGGACACATATGCTAAGAGCCATGACCTCATGTCAGGCTTCTGGAATGCCTGCTATGACACGCTTATGAGCAGTGGACAGCGGCATCAGCGGGAACGCATCCAGAGTCAAAGGGCCTTCCAG GAACTGGTCCTAGAGCCTGCCCAGCGCAGGGCCCGCCTGGAGGGACTGCGCTATGCGGCCGTGCTGAAGCAGCATGCGGCACAGCACTCCACGGCCCTGCTACACTGGGGGGCACTGTGgcgccagctctccagcccctgtggggCCTGGGCACTAAG GGTTCCTCCGGCCCCTCACTGGAAGCTGTCTAGTGCAGAGACATACTCACGTATGCGACTAAAACTGGTACCCAATCATCACTTTGACCCCCACCTGGAAGCCAGTGCCCTACGTGACAATTTAG GTGAAGCTCCCATGACACCCACTGAAGAGACCTCGCTGCCTCTGGCAGTGACCAAAGAGGCCAAAATCAGCACCCCTCCAGAGGAGCTGCCTGAAGACCAGTTAGGGGAGGATGAACTGGCTGTGCTGGAGACCCT GATGGAGGCAGCGGAACTAGATGAGCAGCGTGAGAAGTTGGTGTTGTCAGCCGAGTGCCAGCTCGTCACTGTGGTGGCTGTTGTCCCAGGACTCTTAGAGGTCACCACGCAGCACGTGTATTTCTACGACGGCAGCACAGAACGTGTGGAAACTGAGGAAG GCATTGGCCATGATTTCCGGCGCCCCTTGGCCCAGCTGCGTGAGGTCCACCTGCGGCGTTTCAACTTGAGGCGTTCGGCTCTAGAACTCTTCTTCATTGATCAGTCCAACTACTTCCTCAACTTCCCATGCAAGGTGTCTGGGTCCTCAGCTTCATCTCCAGGCCAGGCTCCCAGGCCCcagccctaccccaccccaccccacacccaggTACGGAACCAGGTGTACTCATGGCTCCTGCGCTTACGGCCACACACCCAAGGCTACCTAAGCAGCCGCTCCCCCCAGGAGATGCTTCGTGCCTCAGGACTCACTCAG AAATGGGTACAGCGAGAGATATCCAACTTTGAATACTTGATGCAACTCAACACAATTGCAGGACGCACCTACAATGACCTGTCTCAGTACCCTGTG TTCCCCTGGGTCTTGCAGGACTACGTGTCCCCAGTCTTGGACCTCAGCAATCCAGCTGTCTTCCGGGACCTGTCCAAACCCATCGGTGTGGTGAACCCCAAGCATGCCCAGCTCGTGAGGGAGAA GTACGAGAGCTTTGAGGACCCGGCAGGTACGATTGACAAGTTCCACTATGGTACCCACTATTCCAATGCGGCAGGTGTGATGCACTACCTCATCCGCGTGGAACCCTTCACCTCCCTGCATGTCCAGCTGCAGAGTGGCCG CTTCGACTGCTCTGACCGGCAGTTCCACTCAGTGGCGGCAGCTTGGCAGGCACGTCTGGAGAGCCCTGCTGATGTGAAGGAGCTCATCCCAGAGTTCTTCTACTTTCCCGACTTCCTGGAGAACCAGAACG GTTTTGACCTGGGCTGCCTCCAGCTGACCAATGAGAAGGTGGGTGATGTGGTGCTGCCCCCGTGGGCCAGCTGTCCAGAGGATTTCATCCAGCAGCACCGCCGGGCTCTG GAGTCGGAGTACGTGTCCTCCCACTTGCACGAGTGGATTGACCTCATCTTCGGCTACAAGCAGCGGGGTCCCGCCGCTGAGGAGGCCCTCAATGTCTTCTATTACTGCACCTATGAAG GGGCCGTAGACCTGGACCATGTGGCAGACGAACGCGAACGGAAGGCTCTGGAAGGCATCATCAGCAACTTTGGGCAGACTCCTTGTCAGCTGCTAAAG GAACCACATCCACCCCGGCTCTCGGCTGAGGAAGTGGCCAATCGCCTCACTCGTCTGGACACTAACTCACCTAGCATCTTCCAGAACCTGCACCAGCTCAAGGCCTTTTTTGCTGAG GTTGTCAGCGAAGGCACACCTCTGGTGTTAGCTCTGGTACCCCACCGGCAATCCCACTCCTTCATCACCCAGGGCTCCTCAGACCTGTTG gtgactgtgagtgcCAGTGGGCTGCTGGGCACGCATAGCTGGTTGCCCTATGACCGAAACATCAATAACTACTTTACCTTCAGCAAAGATTCCAGCATGGGAAACCCCAA GATGCAAAAACTACTGAGTGGGCCATGGGTGCCAGGCAGTGGCCTGAGCGGGCAAGCACTGGCAGTGGCCCCCGACgggaagctgctcttcagtggcGGTCACTGGGATGGCAGCCTACGTGTAACTGGACTGCCCCGTGGCAAACTGTTGAACCAGCTAAGCCGACACCTCG ATGTAGTGACCTGCCTGGCACTGGACACCTGTGGCATCTACCTCATCTCAGGCTCCCGGGACACCACGTGCATGGTGTGGCGGCTTCTGCAGCAG GGTGGTCTGTCCGTAGGGCTGGCGTCAAAGCCTGTACAGGTTTTATACGGACATGAGGCTGCGGTGAGCTGTGTGGCCATCAGCACTGAACTTGACATGGCTGTGTCTGGATCTGAG GATGGAACTGTGATCATACACACTGTACGCCGAGGTCAGTTTGTGGCAGCATTAAGGCCTCCAGGTGCCACACTACCTGGACCTATTTCACATCTGGCACTGGGGTCTGAAGGCCAGATTGTTGTACAGAGCTCTGCTTGTGAACGTCCTGGGGCCCAG GTCACCTACTCCTTGCACCTGTACTCAGTGAATGGGAGGTTGCGGGCTTCATTGCCCCTGACAGAGCAGCCTACGGCCCTGACGGTGGCAGGAGACTTCGTTCTGCTGGGCACCATTCAGTGCTCTCTGCACATTCTCCATTTGAACAA ATTGCGGCCTGCTGTGCCTCCCCTGCCCATGAAAGTGCCAGTGCGCAGTGTGTCTGTGACCAAGGAGCGCAGCCACGTGCTGGTGGGCCTGGAGGATGGCAAACTGATCGTTGTGGGCGCTGGGCAGCCTTCTGAG GTGCGCAGCAGCCAGTTCGCGCGGAAGCTGTGGCGCTCTTCGAGGCGCATCTCCCAGGTGTCCTCTGGGGAGACGGAGTACAATCCTGGCGAGGCTCGCTGA